In Passer domesticus isolate bPasDom1 chromosome 7, bPasDom1.hap1, whole genome shotgun sequence, one genomic interval encodes:
- the SNX12 gene encoding sorting nexin-12: protein MSEAAVADTRRLNAKPQDLTDAYGPPSNFLEIDIFNPQTVGMGRARYTSYELRMRTNLPIFKLKESCVRRRYSDFEWLKNELERDSKIVVPPLPGKALKRQLPFRGDEGIFEESFIEERRQGLEQFINKIAGHPLAQNERCLHMFLQEETIDRNYVPGKVRQ, encoded by the exons ATGTCGGAGGCGGCGGTGGCGGACACCCGGCGCCTCAACGCGAAGCCGCAGGACCTCACGGACGCGTACGGGCCGCCCAGCAACTTCCTCGAGATCGACATCTTCAACCCGCAGACCGTGGGCATGGGCCGCGCCAGATACACCAGCTACGAGCTCCGCATGCGG ACAAACCTCCCCATCTTCAAATTGAAGGAGTCGTGTGTGAGGAGACGATACAGCGACTTTGAGTGGCTGAAGAATGAGCTGGAACGAGACAGTAAG aTTGTAGTGCCACCGCTGCCTGGAAAAGCTTTGAAACGACAGCTGCCCTTCCGAGGAGATGAAGGCATCTTTGAGGAGTCTTTCATCGAGGAGCGGAGACAGGGCCTAGAACAGTTTATTAACAA AATTGCTGGACACCCACTGGCACAGAACGAGCGCTGCTTACATATGTTCCTGCAAGAGGAGACTATTGATAGGAATTACGTCCCAGGGAAAGTGCGCCAGTAG
- the FOXO4 gene encoding forkhead box protein O4 yields the protein MAEPAGAAASPDIDPDFEPQSRPRSCTWPLPRPEAEAGGAGGAAEEGAGGAAAGPGRAEGARAGGAAARKGGSRRNAWGSQSYAELISQAIESAPEKRLTLAQIYEWMVRSVPYFKDKGDSNSSAGWKNSIRHNLSLHSKFIKVHNEATGKSSWWMLNPEGGKSGKAPRRRAASMDNSSKLAKVRGKASRKKPPLQSAPESSADSPGSQFPKWPGSPSSRSNEDSDVWNTFRPRTSSNASTISARLSPILTEQDDLHDEELLPSLVYSSASSNVPPTVTEELELIDGLNLMSPSSSVLSTQQSASSGQIQRDSSFSLQSPNAAGQTFGNSLFNPVDISLQSSVSHFSAPQTLEALLTPSSPPPRDVMMTQVDPVLPQTGNRMSSRTLLLLGGQGAQSKMSSVNQRGKPAEQQAEPVGASVLPSTLPIVTSPQNTASITSLKAPVSATTAQSVQLGSPVLLSSASPAPLGLNQDRLPTDLDIDMYMENLECDMDYIINSELMDGGLDFNFEPILPTPSYPSTSQASNHTWVPS from the exons ATGGCGGAGCCGGCTGGGGCCGCGGCGTCGCCGGACATCGACCCTGACTTTGAGCCGCAGAGCCGCCCGCGCTCCTGCACCTGGCCGTTGCCGCGGCCCGAGGCGGaggcgggcggcgcgggcggcgcggcggaggagggcgcgggcggcgcggcggcggggcccggccgggccgagggggcgcgggcgggcggcgcggcggcgcggAAGGGCGGCTCCCGGCGCAATGCCTGGGGCAGCCAGTCCTACGCCGAGCTCATCAGCCAGGCTATCGAGAGCGCCCCCGAGAAGCGGCTCACGCTGGCGCAGATCTACGAGTGGATGGTGCGCTCCGTGCCCTACTTCAAGGACAAGGGTGACAGTAACAGCTCCGCCGGCTGGAAG aactcTATTCGACATAACTTGTCCCTGCACAGCAAGTTTATTAAAGTCCATAATGAAGCCACAGGGAAGAGCTCTTGGTGGATGCTCAATCCTGAGGGTGGCAAAAGTGGAAAAGCACCAAGGAGAAGAGCTGCCTCCATGGACAACAGCAGCAAGCTTGCAAAAGTCAGAGGTAAAGCATCCAGGAAGAAGCCTCCTCTCCAGTCTGCTCCAGAATCCTCTGCTGACAGTCCTGGCTCCCAATTTCCTAAGTGGCCTGGGAGCCCATCCTCAAGAAGCAATGAGGACTCAGATGTGTGGAACACCTTCCGGCCTCGAACCAGTTCCAATGCAAGCACCATCAGTGCCAGGCTTTCTCCCATCCTGACAGAGCAGGATGACCTCCATGATGAAGAGCTGCTTCCTTCTCTCGTGTACTCCAGTGCATCCAGCAATGTTCCACCAACTGTGACTGAGGAGCTCGAGCTCATCGATGGGTTAAACTTGATGTCTCCCAGCTCATCTGTGCTATCCACCCAGCAATCTGCCTCCAGTGGTCAGATCCAGAGAGATTCCAGCTTTTCCTTGCAGAGCCCAAATGCAGCTGGTCAGACTTTTGGCAACTCCCTGTTTAACCCTGTTGATATTTCACTGCAAAGTTCTGTCAGCCATTTCTCTGCCCCTCAGACCTTGGAAGCTCTTCTGACACCCAGCTCTCCGCCTCCAAGGGATGTTATGATGACTCAGGTGGATCCAGTTCTCCCACAGACTGGTAACAGGATGAGCAGCCGAACTCTTCTGCTTCTGGGTGGACAAGGTGCCCAGAGTAAGATGAGCTCAGTCAATCAACGAGGaaagcctgcagagcagcaggcagaacCAGTCGGTGCCAGTGTTTTGCCATCAACGCTTCCCATAGTGACATCTCCTCAAAACACTGCCAGCATCACCAGTTTGAAGGCTCCAGTTTCTGCAACAACTGCCCAGTCAGTGCAGCTGGGCAGTCcagtgctcctttcatctgccagccctgctcccttgGGGTTGAACCAGGACAGGCTGCCCACTGACCTGGACATTGACATGTACATGGAGAACCTTGAATGTGATATGGATTACATAATCAACAGTGAACTCATGGATGGAGGACTGGACTTTAATTTTGAACCTATTCTGCCTACTCCCAGCTATCCCAGCACCTCACAGGCCTCCAACCATACCTGGGTACCAAGTTAA